One window of Mus caroli chromosome 11, CAROLI_EIJ_v1.1, whole genome shotgun sequence genomic DNA carries:
- the LOC110304438 gene encoding protein fem-1 homolog A-A isoform X1, whose amino-acid sequence MDLHTAVYNAAHDGKLPLLQKLLAGRGPEELEELLGKVARGGTPLLIAARLGHLDVVEYLVDHCSASVEASGSVHFDGETIEGATPLWAASAAGHLAVVRSLLRRGVSVNRTTCTNSTPLRAACFNSHLYVVRYLVGEHKADLEVANRHGHTCLMISCYKGHRXIARYLLERGAQVNRRSXKGNTALHDCAESGSLEILQLLLGCHARMERDGYGMTPLLAASVTGHTNIVEYLIQEQPGXEQLSGTELPGEGSSQVAGNHXSTPEEAEPYESCCPTSREAAVEALELLGATYVDKKRDLLGALKHWRRAMELRHQGGGFLPKPEPQQLVLAYDYSREVTTPQELEALITDPDEMRMQALLIRERILGPSHPDTSYYIRYRGAVYADSGNFERCIRLWKYALDMQQNHLEPLSPMTASSFLSFAELFSYVLQDRSAKGNLGMQLDFADLVGVLSKGVREVERALQLPKEPGDSAQFTKAIAIILHLLYLLEKVECTPRQEHLKHQTVYRLLKCAPRGKNGFTPLHMAVDKETTNVGQYHVGVFPSLQVVKVLLDCGADPDSRDFDNNSPLHIAAQNNCPAIMDALIKAGAHMDATNAFKKTAYELLDSKLLAKSTVQPFNYVTLQCLAARALDRNKVPYKGFIPEEL is encoded by the coding sequence ATGGATCTGCACACAGCGGTGTACAATGCGGCGCACGACGGCAAGCTGCCGCTTCTGCAGAAACTGTTGGCCGGCCGTGGGcctgaggagctggaggagctgctgGGTAAGGTGGCCCGCGGTGGCACGCCACTGCTAATCGCAGCGCGCCTTGGACACCTAGACGTGGTGGAGTATCTGGTGGACCACTGCAGCGCCAGCGTGGAGGCGAGCGGCTCCGTGCACTTCGATGGCGAGACCATCGAGGGCGCGACGCCACTCTGGGCAGCGTCAGCCGCGGGTCACCTGGCCGTGGTGCGTAGCCTTCTGCGCCGAGGCGTCTCGGTCAACCGCACCACGTGCACCAACTCCACGCCGCTACGCGCCGCCTGCTTCAACAGCCACCTGTACGTGGTGCGCTACCTGGTGGGCGAGCACAAGGCGGACCTGGAGGTGGCCAATCGCCACGGCCACACGTGCCTTATGATCTCCTGCTACAAGGGCCACCGCGANATCGCGCGCTACCTGCTGGAGCGCGGCGCACAGGTGAACCGGCGCAGCNCCAAGGGNAACACCGCCCTGCACGACTGTGCAGAATCTGGCAGCCTGGAGATCCTACAGCTGCTGCTGGGCTGCCACGCGCGCATGGAGCGCGACGGCTATGGCATGACCCCGCTGCTGGCCGCCAGCGTCACCGGGCACACCAACATCGTGGAGTACCTCATCCAGGAACAGCCNGGCCNNGAGCAGCTCTCAGGGACAGAGCTTCCCGGAGAAGGCTCCTCCCAGGTGGCAGGAAACCACTGNTCCACCCCAGAAGAAGCAGAACCGTATGAGAGCTGCTGCCCTACCAGCCGGGAAGCGGCTGTGGAAGCTTTGGAGCTGCTGGGTGCCACCTATGTGGATAAGAAAAGGGATTTGCTTGGAGCCCTGAAGCACTGGAGAAGGGCGATGGAACTCCGCCACCAGGGTGGAGGCTTCCTCCCTAAGCCGGAGCCCCAGCAACTGGTTCTGGCCTATGACTATTCCAGGGAGGTGACTACACCTCAAGAGTTGGAAGCCCTCATTACAGATCCTGATGAGATGCGGATGCAGGCGCTGCTGATACGGGAGAGGATCTTGGGCCCCTCGCATCCTGACACTTCATACTACATACGGTACCGGGGTGCTGTCTATGCGGACTCCGGGAATTTCGAGCGCTGTATCCGTCTGTGGAAGTATGCCTTGGACATGCAACAAAACCACCTGGAGCCCCTGAGCCCCATGACCGCCAGCAGCTTCCTGTCGTTTGCAGAGCTCTTCTCCTATGTGTTGCAGGACCGCTCGGCCAAGGGCAACCTGGGCATGCAGCTTGACTTTGCCGACCTCGTGGGTGTGCTCAGCAAAGGGGTTCGGGAAGTGGAGCGGGCTCTACAGCTGCCCAAGGAACCTGGTGACTCCGCACAGTTCACCAAAGCCATTGCCATCATCCTCCACCTTCTGTACCTATTGGAGAAGGTGGAGTGCACCCCCAGGCAGGAACACCTCAAGCACCAGACAGTCTACCGCCTGCTCAAGTGTGCCCCTCGCGGCAAGAACGGCTTCACCCCACTACACATGGCAGTGGACAAGGAGACCACCAACGTGGGCCAGTATCATGTGGGCGTCTTCCCATCACTGCAGGTGGTCAAGGTGCTGTTGGACTGCGGAGCAGACCCTGACAGCAGGGATTTCGACAACAACAGCCCACTGCACATCGCTGCCCAGAACAATTGCCCGGCCATCATGGATGCTCTCATCAAAGCTGGGGCCCACATGGATGCCACCAATGCCTTCAAAAAGACTGCCTACGAGCTGCTGGACTCGAAGCTGTTGGCCAAGAGCACCGTGCAGCCCTTCAATTATGTGACACTGCAGTGCCTAGCTGCCCGTGCTCTGGACAGGAACAAGGTCCCTTATAAGGGCTTCATCCCAGAGGAGCTGTAG
- the LOC110304438 gene encoding protein fem-1 homolog A-A isoform X2, whose protein sequence is MDLHTAVYNAAHDGKLPLLQKLLAGRGPEELEELLGKVARGGTPLLIAARLGHLDVVEYLVDHCSASVEASGSVHFDGETIEGATPLWAASAAGHLAVVRSLLRRGVSVNRTTCTNSTPLRAACFNSHLYVVRYLVGEHKADLEVANRHGHTCLMISCYKGHRXIARYLLERGAQVNRRSXKGNTALHDCAESGSLEILQLLLGCHARMERDGYGMTPLLAASVTGHTNIVEYLIQEHCCPTSREAAVEALELLGATYVDKKRDLLGALKHWRRAMELRHQGGGFLPKPEPQQLVLAYDYSREVTTPQELEALITDPDEMRMQALLIRERILGPSHPDTSYYIRYRGAVYADSGNFERCIRLWKYALDMQQNHLEPLSPMTASSFLSFAELFSYVLQDRSAKGNLGMQLDFADLVGVLSKGVREVERALQLPKEPGDSAQFTKAIAIILHLLYLLEKVECTPRQEHLKHQTVYRLLKCAPRGKNGFTPLHMAVDKETTNVGQYHVGVFPSLQVVKVLLDCGADPDSRDFDNNSPLHIAAQNNCPAIMDALIKAGAHMDATNAFKKTAYELLDSKLLAKSTVQPFNYVTLQCLAARALDRNKVPYKGFIPEEL, encoded by the exons ATGGATCTGCACACAGCGGTGTACAATGCGGCGCACGACGGCAAGCTGCCGCTTCTGCAGAAACTGTTGGCCGGCCGTGGGcctgaggagctggaggagctgctgGGTAAGGTGGCCCGCGGTGGCACGCCACTGCTAATCGCAGCGCGCCTTGGACACCTAGACGTGGTGGAGTATCTGGTGGACCACTGCAGCGCCAGCGTGGAGGCGAGCGGCTCCGTGCACTTCGATGGCGAGACCATCGAGGGCGCGACGCCACTCTGGGCAGCGTCAGCCGCGGGTCACCTGGCCGTGGTGCGTAGCCTTCTGCGCCGAGGCGTCTCGGTCAACCGCACCACGTGCACCAACTCCACGCCGCTACGCGCCGCCTGCTTCAACAGCCACCTGTACGTGGTGCGCTACCTGGTGGGCGAGCACAAGGCGGACCTGGAGGTGGCCAATCGCCACGGCCACACGTGCCTTATGATCTCCTGCTACAAGGGCCACCGCGANATCGCGCGCTACCTGCTGGAGCGCGGCGCACAGGTGAACCGGCGCAGCNCCAAGGGNAACACCGCCCTGCACGACTGTGCAGAATCTGGCAGCCTGGAGATCCTACAGCTGCTGCTGGGCTGCCACGCGCGCATGGAGCGCGACGGCTATGGCATGACCCCGCTGCTGGCCGCCAGCGTCACCGGGCACACCAACATCGTGGAGTACCTCATCCAGGAACA CTGCTGCCCTACCAGCCGGGAAGCGGCTGTGGAAGCTTTGGAGCTGCTGGGTGCCACCTATGTGGATAAGAAAAGGGATTTGCTTGGAGCCCTGAAGCACTGGAGAAGGGCGATGGAACTCCGCCACCAGGGTGGAGGCTTCCTCCCTAAGCCGGAGCCCCAGCAACTGGTTCTGGCCTATGACTATTCCAGGGAGGTGACTACACCTCAAGAGTTGGAAGCCCTCATTACAGATCCTGATGAGATGCGGATGCAGGCGCTGCTGATACGGGAGAGGATCTTGGGCCCCTCGCATCCTGACACTTCATACTACATACGGTACCGGGGTGCTGTCTATGCGGACTCCGGGAATTTCGAGCGCTGTATCCGTCTGTGGAAGTATGCCTTGGACATGCAACAAAACCACCTGGAGCCCCTGAGCCCCATGACCGCCAGCAGCTTCCTGTCGTTTGCAGAGCTCTTCTCCTATGTGTTGCAGGACCGCTCGGCCAAGGGCAACCTGGGCATGCAGCTTGACTTTGCCGACCTCGTGGGTGTGCTCAGCAAAGGGGTTCGGGAAGTGGAGCGGGCTCTACAGCTGCCCAAGGAACCTGGTGACTCCGCACAGTTCACCAAAGCCATTGCCATCATCCTCCACCTTCTGTACCTATTGGAGAAGGTGGAGTGCACCCCCAGGCAGGAACACCTCAAGCACCAGACAGTCTACCGCCTGCTCAAGTGTGCCCCTCGCGGCAAGAACGGCTTCACCCCACTACACATGGCAGTGGACAAGGAGACCACCAACGTGGGCCAGTATCATGTGGGCGTCTTCCCATCACTGCAGGTGGTCAAGGTGCTGTTGGACTGCGGAGCAGACCCTGACAGCAGGGATTTCGACAACAACAGCCCACTGCACATCGCTGCCCAGAACAATTGCCCGGCCATCATGGATGCTCTCATCAAAGCTGGGGCCCACATGGATGCCACCAATGCCTTCAAAAAGACTGCCTACGAGCTGCTGGACTCGAAGCTGTTGGCCAAGAGCACCGTGCAGCCCTTCAATTATGTGACACTGCAGTGCCTAGCTGCCCGTGCTCTGGACAGGAACAAGGTCCCTTATAAGGGCTTCATCCCAGAGGAGCTGTAG